AAAATACTAATGTCGAAGAGATAAAGAAGAAGAGTCTCGAAATTTGTAAAGAATTCACTCTTACTTGTGATTTTACCACAGCAAAATTAGCAGGTGGTGTTAAAGGTGAGAGACTCAACTAAGGCTGTAAAAGAGTATATTGAAGACTCAACTAAGGCAATAACTACGCCAATTTATCAAACAGTAGCATTTATGTTTCCTGAAGGAGAGAAATTTAGGTATTCTAGAGAATCTAATCCAACAACCTTAGAATTGGGGAAGAAAATTGCCGAGCTTGAAGGAGCTGAAATTGGTATTGCTTTCTCTTCAGGAATGGGAGCAATTACTACAACACTATTAAGCCTTCTCTCTCCAGGAAAATCATTACTAGTAACAATGGATATGTTCGGTAGGAGTTTGCGTTTTTGTAAAGACTTCTTATCAAACTGGGGAGTTAAAGTAACTATTAGTAAACCAGGGAATGAGAACTTACTTGAGTTAGCTAAAAATCATTTTGATGTAATATTCATAGAGAATATAACTAATCCGTTACTTCGCGTTATTAATTTACCAGAAATTTCAAAGATCGCTAAGGAAAATAATAGCCTCTTAGTTGTTGATTCAACTTTTGCAACTCCTATAAACCAAAAGCCCATAGAGTTTGGAGCTGATATTGTTATACACAGCGCATCTAAATTCATTGCAGGACATAACGACGTGATAGCCGGACTTTCAGCAGGTAAAGAGGAACTTATGAAAAACGTCGACCTAATGAGGAGAACTATGGGAACCTCTCTTGAACCTTTCCCTGCATACTTGGTAATAAGAGGTATGAAAACGCTCAAAGTGAGAATGGATGTTATAAATAGGAATGCGGAACAGATTGCAGAATTTTTAGAAGATCATCCTAAAGTTACTAGAGTTTACTATCCAGGGTTAAAATCTCATCCTGATAATGAGATAGCCAGAAAAGTTCTCAAAGGTTTTGGCGGAGTAGTAAGCTTTGAGGTTAGGGGAGGCAAGGAAGAGGCTATCAAAGTTATGAATTCTACTAAAGTTATAATCCCTGCACAAAGTTTGGGAGGAGTCAACTCATTAATTTCACATCCACCCACAATGAGCCATAGAACTTTAACAGCGGAGGAGAGGAAGATAATAGGTATTAATGATTCATTACTGAGATTATCTGTAGGGATAGAAGACGTTGAGGATTTAATTGAGGATTTAGACCAAGCTTTAGGCAAAATTTGAATTAATTTTTAATCTAAATTACTGCCTTTATCTCTCTTTTTAATTCATCTTCTAGCATTGCTTTTATTTCAATTCTATGAACTCTGGTCAAATGTAGAAATAATCCTCTTTTAGTAAAAGGGCCTTTATTACAAAGCTTACAGTAGAGTAAATGATTTTGTTCATAAGATAACCAAAATGATACTTTATCCATTACCCTTTCAGCCATATCTTTAGAAGAGTAACCTACAGCTCTGACAATCTCATCTTCTTTTACATTTATTAATGAGGCTTTCTTAACCGTTAATTCTATCAGTTTTTCAGCAGTTATTGAGATTCCGCTATCCATTTTGACCTCACTGAGGAAATTCCTATAGCTACTACCAATATTGCCAGTAGTCTTCTTAACTTTAAATAAAAGTCCGACGTGTCCAAAACTGTTGCGAAATCGTTAATATCTACCCCTAAAGACCTTAGGATTCTTTCAACTCTAACTTCTGTATCGGCGTAATTATATATAATTTCTCCATTATCTAATGATTTTTTTAAATCGATTAAGTCATCCAAAGTAACTGCAAGCTCATCTTCTGTAATCTCATCGAATACTTGTGTTAATTTCTTCTTTATCCTGCACCCAAGCATTTCAGCTAAGCCCGGATAGTATTCTATAGGAGCCATTTCAATTATCCACGCGTCAGCATATTTTCTTACAGTTTCATTAACTTCTGGTAACTCTCCTTCAATTTCTTCCACTATTGAAGCTGCAGCAACTATGTGAGCCAAAGCATGACCTACTTTTATTTCCTCAGTAGTGCTAACATTATTATTATTATAATTCGATTCAATGCTCAATTCAACCACTCAATCGTAAAATTAAGACCTTTAAGTTTAAAGTAAGGACTCATATAATACATGGAAAGTCTAGAGCTTATTATTTAAGCTTAGCATATGATTGTAAAAAGTATAAAGTGCCAAAAACTATTTTAAGTAATATGAAGGCTTTAGTCTTTGGAATAGGTGGAGGCGGAGATATTTTATCGGCATTGTTGCCTTATACGTATTACAGAAAGCTAGGATATGAAGTTAAATTGGGAGCGGTAGTATGGGAAAGATATGTTGAAGATCCTCTGCCTGGACCTATATGTAAGGAGGATTTAACTAATTTCGATGAGGTAAATGATTATGTTTACAGAGTATATCCGAATTCTTACGCAGTAAGAGGAGGAATAAAAATAGTACCGCAGTTAATGAGAGTTTTAAAGGTAGTGTCGGACTACGGTTTTGCAATATGCAACAAAGGAGGAGACGTAGGAATGACAGAAGCTTTGAATGATCTCATAGCTAAGGAGAAATTCGATCTAGTAATAGGAGTTGATGCTGGAGGAGATGTTTTAGCTAATGGCGATGAGAAGGGTTTAGGTAGCCCATTAATAGACTCAATTTCTTTAGCATCCTTAGTTTCACTCAATTCAATGTCTATTCTAGGAATTATAGGCGCAGGAAGTGATGGTGAGCTTGATCATAATTACGTATTAAAGAGGATTTCCGAGGTTGCAAAGATAGGCGGTTTACTCGATTCTAAAGGAATAGACGAGGATACAGCAAAAATTATGGAGGAGGCATTAAAAATTGTGAATACTGAGGCATCGAGAATACCTTTTGAGGCATTCCACGGCTTATACGGTGAAGTGAAAATTAGGAACGGAACCAGGAATGTTTATGTAACTCCAACGTCTTCCATCATGTTCTTCTTAGACCCTAAGAAGTTATCTCAAATTTCAGGAATTTATAAAATAGTAATAGGCTCTAAAAGTTTAGATGAGGCTAATGAACGGTTCCATAAATTTGGGATATATACTGAATACGATTTTGAAAAAGATTTATTTGAAAAATTTGGATTTAATTCTAGAAATGCAAAATATGATGATTTACAAAGGATAAGAGAAGAAGGTATTTCAAGAGTAAAATCTGGAAATGTTTTTAATTCTTAACGTTATAAAATGCATGTGAATAGTTTAGAAGAACTGATAAACGAGTACGGATTTACAGATGAGGAAATCAATTTTGCCTTAGAAAGAGCTAAGGGTATAATATTTGGCTTTGCAATGGAGTACAGAGCGAGGAAGGTTCTTGAGGAATATAATTTTACGAATATTAAATCCGTAAATCTTCCTACTCATGATATTGAAGCAGAAAAAGATGGAGAGAAATACTATGTGGAAGTGAAAGCTAGTAAGAAATCGCCCACTAAGGAATATAGCGCGTATAAAATTGCAATGATAGCACAACTTCATGGAATTCATCTAACCCTAGTTATGTTACCTTCCCCTAAACTTTACATTACTGAAGAGATTTTAAGCGAACCGAAAAGAGTACTTTTGGAATTTTTCAAAATACTGTTTAATAATGAAAGCGAAAAACTTAAGGAGTTCTTATCTAATGATAAAAACAGGAAGATAGTAGAATCTTACAGTAAAGTTATAGTTCATTACTCTCCTGAAATAAAAGACTTAACGTCACTTGAGATTATAAGACCTGTTCTTTGATAAGTAAACTAGTTCTGCTTCAGCTTTGTCCAGGTATTTATAAACAGTAGAGTGTTCTCTTCCTTCTATTAGCATTTCTATTGCCTTTCTAGCTATCTGAACTTGATCATAAATTCCTATAATTGAAACGTAATGATCTGTTATAGATATTGAAACACCAGTATATTCTTGAATTATTTTCTTCGCTTTACCGTTTTCACCTATAATTCTACCTTTTATTCTTCTTAAGGTATCTGGATTGCTTCCCAATATTTGTTTTAAATCTATAACATCAAGCATATAATCGTCTGAAAGTAATTTTAATGACTCATCTACTGAAAATCCAAGGCCTATAGCCCTTATAACTGAAATTACTTTGATTGCCTCGTAAGGATTTTGAGAGGATTCAACGTTAAAAGTTTTAGTGTTTTCATCGTAGATTATTTCGACCCCGCTAAGTTCCTTCAATTTAGGTATAAGGGATTTTACAGCATTTATTTTCTCATCTTGTACGCTAACGAACATTGCCATTCATTTAGTTATATTTAATCTCTTTAAAATATCTTCAGTAGAGTAAACTTCAATACCCTTAGATGAGAAAAACCTATTCACGTTTTCTATGTCTCTAATCAATAAATCAATTGAGCTTTCACTTTCTATCGAAATTGCTTGACTTACGTCTATAATATAAACTTTATCCCAAACCATTATATTATATTCGCTTAAATCTCCGTGAATGAGCTTTGCTTTATTAACCATTATTTCAAGCTGAGAGATTACCTCATCGTATAAGTCTTTGCTTATTTCTTCCTCTGAAAGTTCCTTCAAAAGCGGTGCTCTAAATCCATTTTCACCAATAAAATCCATAACTAGTATGTTTTCTTCGACCCAAATTGGTTTGGGAACGTTTACCCCAGCCTCATACATGATACTTAAATTTTTGAATTCTTTTCTTGCCCACGTAATTATAAGTTTTCTTGTATTTGTAGCTTTTATATCTTCAAATCTTTTATCACCAAAAGTATACTTTTGGATTGCCCTTTTTGAGGCTGAAGTTGAAATATAATATATTTTTACTGCATAATACTTACCATCGGCAGTCTTCGCAGGATAAACTTTAGCTTCTTTTCCTGAAGAAATAGCACCTAAATAATAATCAATATTTAACCTGCTTGCAATTTCCTCTAATAATAAGTAAGTTTTAGGACTTAGGGTAGAATCAACTACTTTAAAAAGATCCTCATCTTTTCTCCTTTTTTCAACTTTTTTCTTTTCAAACAATTTTATCCTCTTAATTGATCTAATACTTCTTTGTCAATTACACCTTCGTCGAGTAACTTCTTTATTTCATCGTGCATGTATTTATGCATGATATCTGCTTTATCAGGCTGAAAATCCCAAGGGGCGACTAATACAACATCCCCTTCTTTTATCCAAGTTTTCTTCCTCATTCTACCAGGTATTCTGGCAGTTCTTTGCTTACCATCAACGCAAAGAACAATTATATGTTCAGCTCCTAACATTTTCTTAACCACGCAGATTACTTCGCCCTCTGCAGGCTTCATTACTTCCCTAACCGGTACTTCCGGATCTTTTTTAGGCAACTATTTGACCACCTCTATACTATTTTCTCTCGCTCTTAAAAAATTATAGAGGTCTTAAAAGTTCAATAGCCATTGCAGTAGAACCTCCAGTACCGTGACAAATACTTGCAATTCCTCTTTCTCCTTTCATTTTAGATAAAACGTTTATTAAGGTAGTTACTATTCTTGCACCGCTTGCACCTATTGGATGACCTAAAGCTATAGCTCCGCCAAAAACGTTAAGTTTATCGTAAGGAATACCTAGATATCTATTAGCTAAAACGCTATTAACGGCAAATGCTTCATTATTCTCAAAATAATCAAACTTTGAAATATCTGTATTCAATTTCTGTAAAAGTTTCTTTACTGCAAAGATAGGTGCTTCAGTGAATTTCCAGCTCTCTATTCCTGCCCAAGAGAATCCTAGAACTTTAGCTAAAGGATCTACTCCAAACTCTTTTACTGCTTTTTCGCTCATTAAGACAAGAGCGGAAGCACCATCAGATAATTGCGAAGAATTACCAGCAGTATGAAAACCGTCTTTGCTAAAGGCAGGTCTTAGTTTAGATAATTTTTCTATAGAAGTATCTGCCCTTATTCCCTCATCTTTAGATACTAAATTTCCGTTAACCTCTACTGGGACTATTTCGCTAGCAACTAAACCCTTTTCCGTTGCTTCTGCTGCCCTCTTATGGCTTTGATAAGCTACTTCGTCTAGTTCTTGCCTAGTAAAATTATGAGCCTTAGCTACCATATCTGCTTCTTCTCCCATTAGTTTCATGTTAAACGGATCAGTTAATCCGTCCATGAGCATAGTATCCACGAAATCTAATTGCTTACCCATAAGCATTTTGACGCCCCACCTAACGTTAGACCTCACTGCGAGTGCTGCTTGGCTCATGCTTTCCATTCCTCCAGCTACTACGATATCTGCATCTCCAGTCTTTATTAGTTCAACAGCGTTAGTTATGCTCATCATTCCAGAGGAGCAAACCATATCCACAGAATATCCGTCGACCTCGTACGGAATTCCGGCTTTAACTGCTGCTTGCCTTGCTAAGTCTTGACCGAATGCGGCCCTTAATATATTACCCATAATTGCTATGTCAACCCTTTTAGGATCAACGTTAGCTCTCTTTAACGCTTCTTTTATTGCTGTAGCTCCTAAATCTACTGGGCTTATATCCTTGAATACTCCTCCAAATTTTCCTACTGGAGTTCTAACTGCCGAAGCTATGTAAACTTCTGTCATAGCATTATATCAGTATAAAACAATTTAAATTTTTTAAACAACAACTCCTTTTAGATCAAAGAATGAATAATCAATTATTTCTACGTCATACCATTTCCCAATTTCTACTCCTTCTAAAACTACCGGAATATAATTAAGCGTTCTTCCTATTATTGAATCTTTCTTACCTTCTTCAGTCGCTATTACTTTCATTCTCTTATTTAAATACTCCCTATGAATTGAGAGAGAAAGATCTTCATATAATTTATAAGCTATCTTCATTCTCTCTTTCTTTACTGCATCTGGAATCTGTCTCATTAACGCACTTCTAGTATTAGGTCTTATGGAATACATTGCTAAATGAACCCTTTCAAATTTAATTTCTTTCATAAGCTGAAGTGTATTTTGAAAAGCATTCTCATCTTCTCCAGGGTGACCCACAATAATATCAGTGGTTATATTAACGTTAGGTATCTTATTTCTAGCTTCTCTTACAAGATCCTTGTATTCATCTACTGTATACTTCCTATTCATAATCTTTAGGACATTGTTGTCTCCGCTTTGGACGGGCAAATGCAGGAATTTAAACATTTTGGGATTTTCCATTACATCAAGAATTCCATCAATATCCCTTGCAAACTGCTCCGGAGTCATCATACCAATTCTTACCATAAAATCGCCTTCTACATTTACTACTTCATTGAGTAGATCAGAAAGCTTTATTCCTCCACTAATATCTAATCCATAAGCAGCTGCATCTTGACCAGTTAATTCTATTTCAACGGCACCGTTCTTCACTGCTTCTTTTACTGCTTCTACAATATTTCTCATTGAATAACTTCTTAGTGTCCTTCTAGCTAGTTTTGTAATACAAAAACTGCAATCTCCTGCGCAACCGTCAGCAATAGGTATTATGGAAATTTTACCTTCAAAGATCCTAGGAGCTATTTCGCTTCTTTCGGCATTTATTGAAAATACTTTTTCTCCTTCAACAGCATTAACTATCTTTGTTAGGGCTTGAGGACCTATTATTGATGCGTCCGGAGCCAACGTTTTTACTATACCTGGCTCTGCACCAGAGAAACATCCTGCAACCACTAGTTTTTTGCCAAATTTCCTCAGTTCTTTTATTCTGGATTTCATTCTTTCTCCGGTTTCAAGTCTAACGTCACAAGTGTTTAGTACTATAACGTCTGCTTCTTTAGGATTCATAACAATTTCGTGATTTCTCTGCCTTAGTAAAGTCATCATTATGTATGTATCTCCTCTATTTAGCGCACAACCATAAGTTTCAAAGTATACCTTCATCTCAACACATATATAAACCTCTATTGCTTTTATAGTCTTTGTGGGAAAATGGAAGATTATGAGTATCTTTTAGATAGAGTTTACTCAAAATTACCTAAGAAGTCACAAGTAAGCGAAACACAGACGTTGCCTTCCCTTATAATTTTTAATGTAGGAAATGCTACAATTATAAGGAATTTTAGTGAATATTGTGATAGAATACGTAGGGAGGACAAACTTTGCATGAAGTACCTGCTTAAGGAATTAGCAGCTGCAGGGTCAATAAACGACTCTGGGCAACTTTACATACAAGGTAAATTCTCTTCATCGGTAATAAATACATTAATGGAGAGATTCTTAAGAACTTACGTCCAGTGCAGTACATGTAAAAGCCTAGATACTGTTCTAATTAAAGAAGGTAAAATATGGTATATACAATGCTTAGCTTGTGGTGCCAAGAATCCAGTAAAACCATTGTGAGAATATGAAAGTAATCTTAAACGTAATTAGGCAAAACGAACATGTATTTGTTAATGTTTGTGAGAAAGAACTGCTAGGAAAGGAATTTAGGAATGATAAAGTTATACTTAATGTAAATGAGGAATTTTACGGAGGAGATGAGGTTGATATGGAATACGCATTTTCCTTATTTAATGAGGCAACAGTAGTTAGTATTGTAGGAAATTTTTTAGTTGAGGAAGCAATAAGGAGAGGATACGTTCACAAGAACGCTATCCTTGAGGTTAAAGGAGTAAAGTTTGCACAAGTTTATAACTTGTGACCAAAAATGTCGAAAAAATTCTGCATAGTTTGCGGTAAGGAAGATGTAGAACTTATAGATAACATGTGTCCTTCATGTTATATTAAAACCAAGAAGTTAGTAGAATTTCCTCCAGTAATTTTAGGCAGACTATGCAAAATATGTAATGCAGAATGGATAGACGGAAAATGGATTAGATTAGCTGAAACTGAATATGATGCTGTAAGAGATTTAATCTTAAGGTATTTAGCTAAAGAAATAAAACTTGATAAAAATGTCAAGGATTATAGGATTGATGTAATTAAAAAATGGAAGGAGAGAAATGGAAGAAGCTTTACTGAAATAGTAATTGAAGGAAAAGTAGGAAGTAAGGCATTCAGATTAAAGAAGAAAGTTGAACTAAGGTTGAACTATTCCATTTGTGATGATTGCTTAAAGAGGAAATCTGGATATTATGAGGCAATAATTCAACTGAGAGGAAAAAAGGAGTTTTCTGAAGAAAAAAGAGCATTGTTTGAATCATTTTTTACAAACGAGACTGTGCACTCTATATCCGACGTGAAAATAAGTAGAGAGGGCATTGATTATTATTTCATAAATAAGACTGCAGCTAAGAGATTAATTTCTACTGTAACATCAATAGTAAGTGCAGAAATTGTAGAAAGCTATGAAAATGAAACTATAAAAAATGGTAAAAGGGAGGCTAAACTTGTCATTTCAGTAAGAATTTAAAGTTAGGAATAGACGAGGCAGGAAGGGGCTGTATAATAGGCCCTATGATTATAGCTGGAGTTATAGTAGATGAGAAAATAGAAGGAATTTTGAAAGAAATAGGCGTTAAGGATAGTAAAATGTTAAGTAGAGAAAAGAGAGAGAAACTGTTTGATTTTATTTCAGATTTTGCTGAGGCTTACATTGTAAATAAGGCATACCCTGAGGAAATAGATTCCAATAATCTTAATGATCTTACTTACATGAAAATAATTCAGATAATTTACGCCTCGTTACCTTTTCAACCAAGAGTAGTTACAATAGATAAAGTAGGTAATGAAGAAATTGTGATAGAGAAAATTAGGGAGTTAGGTTTAAAAGATAATGTGGTATATGAGGCAGATGTAAACTTCATTGAAGCGAGCGCTGCTAGCATAATAGCTAAAGTAATAAGAGATAGGATAATAGATTCCTTAAAAAAGATTTACGGAGATTTCGGTAGTGGATACCCTTCTGATCCCAAGACTAGACAATGGATCACTGAAATGTATGAAAAAGATAAAAATAATCCTCCACCTATAATAAGGAGGACGTGGAAAACTTTACTTAAGATAGCTCCCAATTACCATATTAGTAAAGGTGAACTTTATGGTTACTAATCTTCCTGCTGAGGCCAAGGCTAAATGGTTAAGAGTAATGGACGCTAAAACTCCTGAGGAAAAAATTAGAGCAATACAAGATTTTCTAAGTTATGTCCCAAAACATAAAGGCACAGAAAACTTAGTTTACTGGGCTAGGAGAAGATTAGCAGAACTTAGAGAAGAATCTGAAAGACAGAGAAAAAAGAAATCGGGTAGCTTTTCTTTCTTTGTAGAAAAAGAAGGGGCCGGTCAAATTATTGTGTTAGGAAGGGAAGAGCTGAAGAATCCGTTAGTTAGAAAAATAACTAACGTAAAACAAGATCCTAAGGATTTTCCTATACCTGCAATGACTTATTATGAAGACGTAGGTATACAATTAGTTAATCCTCCTCCAGTTATTCTTGATTCAAAACTTATTGTAAGTAAGATAATAGGATTGATAAGAAATACTGATGGTTTGTTATTTGTAGTTGAGGATAAAAATGAATTCCTTAAGTTCAAAGAATTTCTTGAAAGTAATAACATAATTCTAGGAAAGCCTAAGGGTAGAGTAATAATTGAAAGATTAAGAAGCGGGAAGGAAGGTATAAGAATAATACTTTTAGGAAAATTAGTTAACACAAACGAGAATGAAATTAGAAAATATTTACAGGATTTTGGTCTAAAGTCTGCAATCATTAAAATATTGGGAGAAGTTAGCCTTGATGATGTAGAAAAGTCAATATTCGAGACTGTTAGTTATAAGCCGGCAGTAATAGTTTCCTTGAATCCTTTTGAGTATCCTAACATACCAGTATTGACAAAAATTGAAAATATACCAAAATATTTGTTCGATACTTTAGATATAATCAGAGTTTACACTAAAGAGCTTGGAGAAGAGCCTAGTAAAGATCCCCTCATTTTAAAAAAAGGTTCCACAGTTTTGGATGTTGCTAAAAAACTTCATTCATCTTTGTATGAGAATTTCAAGTATGCAAGAATTTGGGGTAAATCAGCTAAATTTCCCGGACAAAAAGTGGGAGAAGACCATGTTTTAGAGGATAAAGATATTGTAGAAATCCATACAAAATAGGAAATATGAAAATTTAAATTCTCACATTTCAATTTATTAATATGGCGCTTAAGCTTAAAAGGGGCAATAAGAACGAAATTAAACTTTCTAAGCAATATCAGTTGCCAATCTATGCATCACTTATAAAATTAAGAATAGTTAAGTCCATGGCAAAATCCTATGAGCAAAAATTATTAATTTCAGGAAGTAGCGAAGACCCACAATTATTTGCGGCAAAAATCTTCTTCTATTTACTTTTATCTTCTATACTAACCGTAATTTTAATGGGATTCGGATTATTTATTCTTGTTAAATTTTATCTACCATTCCATTTGACGAAATATCTAGCACTATCATTTATGATGATAATTTTCGGTATCATAATTCCTCCAGTTACATATCTGGCTAACGTAGCTACTATTTCACAAAAAATAGAATCAAGAAGAATAGGAGTAGATGCGGAGCTTTCCGCTTTTACATCAGTTTTTTCAATATTTTTAAGGTCAGGTTTAACTCCAAGATTGATGTTTGATAAGCTTTCATCTTCAACAGCTTTCCACTATATAAATGGCGTAACTCTGTATGTAAGTAAAAGAATTAGATATCTAGGAGAAAGCGTGGAAGATGCCATGTATCACGCATCCCAAATATCTCCGTCAAAGCTTTTGAAAGATTTCTTTTTAGCATATATAACTGCTGTAAGAACAGGGGCTCCAGTAATTAATACAATTGAAGCAAAAGCAAAGGATATTTTAGATCAGCTTCAACTAAGAGCTGCATTAGCAGCAGATAGATTATCTGGACTTGCAGAATCTTATGTTATCTGGCTGTCTTCTGGCTACATAATGTTCTTCTTAATGATGGTTTTAGAGGCTATTTTCCCAGTAGGTGGAACATCTATGATCCCAGTATTAGGAGCGGTTGCAGTTATTCTACTTCCTTTAGTTAACATAGTATTTATATACGGAGTTGAACAAACACAATTAAGATTTCCAGAAAAGAAACTAAATTATAACCTGTTCTTAATATTTCTTGGCATAGGACTTGCCGTAATGTTCGTTTTATTAATCTTAGAAAAACAATTATTTTACTTCTTTACATTATCTGGTGAGACAGCCAATATTACTCCAACTGTAATAGATATTACAATAGGATTATTAATAGCCTCTATACCTCCTGCCGTTATTTTAACGAAAGATCTAAAAGCGGGGACCGGTTACGATCCTTACGTCGTTAGCTTCATGAGAGCGGTAGCCGAGGGCTTAAGAGCGGGCTTACCCCCTGAGACTATCATTAAGAACATTAAAGATTCTAAGGAAATGGGGAAATTTGGGAAAATTTTGAATGAAATTTACGCTTACATTACTTTAGGTTATCCACTAAAGGATGCTTTTAGAAAAGGTGCAGATAGAATAATGGATTTCACTTCCAAGATATCATTAGTTTCACTAGCAGATATGATGGAAATCGGAAGTATGACTCCAGATACTGTAGAAAGTATAGCAAGACAAATAGAATCTCAAATAAAGATTAAGAGAGATTATGAAAGCAAAGTAAAGATTCTGTTAGTTACTCCGTATATGGGAGTTATATTATCCCTTATAGCTTCAGTACTTTTAGGCTCAGCAATTCTAAGCCTTTTAGTGGGTCAAAAAATTACTTATGCCGTAGGGCCATTAATTGAAGCTTCAGTACTACTACCTAGAGCAATATACATAACTGCAATTT
This genomic interval from Acidianus sp. HS-5 contains the following:
- a CDS encoding aminotransferase class I/II-fold pyridoxal phosphate-dependent enzyme, whose amino-acid sequence is MRDSTKAVKEYIEDSTKAITTPIYQTVAFMFPEGEKFRYSRESNPTTLELGKKIAELEGAEIGIAFSSGMGAITTTLLSLLSPGKSLLVTMDMFGRSLRFCKDFLSNWGVKVTISKPGNENLLELAKNHFDVIFIENITNPLLRVINLPEISKIAKENNSLLVVDSTFATPINQKPIEFGADIVIHSASKFIAGHNDVIAGLSAGKEELMKNVDLMRRTMGTSLEPFPAYLVIRGMKTLKVRMDVINRNAEQIAEFLEDHPKVTRVYYPGLKSHPDNEIARKVLKGFGGVVSFEVRGGKEEAIKVMNSTKVIIPAQSLGGVNSLISHPPTMSHRTLTAEERKIIGINDSLLRLSVGIEDVEDLIEDLDQALGKI
- a CDS encoding DUF1152 domain-containing protein codes for the protein MKALVFGIGGGGDILSALLPYTYYRKLGYEVKLGAVVWERYVEDPLPGPICKEDLTNFDEVNDYVYRVYPNSYAVRGGIKIVPQLMRVLKVVSDYGFAICNKGGDVGMTEALNDLIAKEKFDLVIGVDAGGDVLANGDEKGLGSPLIDSISLASLVSLNSMSILGIIGAGSDGELDHNYVLKRISEVAKIGGLLDSKGIDEDTAKIMEEALKIVNTEASRIPFEAFHGLYGEVKIRNGTRNVYVTPTSSIMFFLDPKKLSQISGIYKIVIGSKSLDEANERFHKFGIYTEYDFEKDLFEKFGFNSRNAKYDDLQRIREEGISRVKSGNVFNS
- a CDS encoding KH domain-containing protein; the protein is MFVSVQDEKINAVKSLIPKLKELSGVEIIYDENTKTFNVESSQNPYEAIKVISVIRAIGLGFSVDESLKLLSDDYMLDVIDLKQILGSNPDTLRRIKGRIIGENGKAKKIIQEYTGVSISITDHYVSIIGIYDQVQIARKAIEMLIEGREHSTVYKYLDKAEAELVYLSKNRSYNLK
- a CDS encoding serine protein kinase RIO — protein: MKLFEKKKVEKRRKDEDLFKVVDSTLSPKTYLLLEEIASRLNIDYYLGAISSGKEAKVYPAKTADGKYYAVKIYYISTSASKRAIQKYTFGDKRFEDIKATNTRKLIITWARKEFKNLSIMYEAGVNVPKPIWVEENILVMDFIGENGFRAPLLKELSEEEISKDLYDEVISQLEIMVNKAKLIHGDLSEYNIMVWDKVYIIDVSQAISIESESSIDLLIRDIENVNRFFSSKGIEVYSTEDILKRLNITK
- a CDS encoding translation initiation factor aIF-1A, which produces MPKKDPEVPVREVMKPAEGEVICVVKKMLGAEHIIVLCVDGKQRTARIPGRMRKKTWIKEGDVVLVAPWDFQPDKADIMHKYMHDEIKKLLDEGVIDKEVLDQLRG
- a CDS encoding thiolase family protein → MTEVYIASAVRTPVGKFGGVFKDISPVDLGATAIKEALKRANVDPKRVDIAIMGNILRAAFGQDLARQAAVKAGIPYEVDGYSVDMVCSSGMMSITNAVELIKTGDADIVVAGGMESMSQAALAVRSNVRWGVKMLMGKQLDFVDTMLMDGLTDPFNMKLMGEEADMVAKAHNFTRQELDEVAYQSHKRAAEATEKGLVASEIVPVEVNGNLVSKDEGIRADTSIEKLSKLRPAFSKDGFHTAGNSSQLSDGASALVLMSEKAVKEFGVDPLAKVLGFSWAGIESWKFTEAPIFAVKKLLQKLNTDISKFDYFENNEAFAVNSVLANRYLGIPYDKLNVFGGAIALGHPIGASGARIVTTLINVLSKMKGERGIASICHGTGGSTAMAIELLRPL
- a CDS encoding tRNA (N(6)-L-threonylcarbamoyladenosine(37)-C(2))-methylthiotransferase, producing the protein MKVYFETYGCALNRGDTYIMMTLLRQRNHEIVMNPKEADVIVLNTCDVRLETGERMKSRIKELRKFGKKLVVAGCFSGAEPGIVKTLAPDASIIGPQALTKIVNAVEGEKVFSINAERSEIAPRIFEGKISIIPIADGCAGDCSFCITKLARRTLRSYSMRNIVEAVKEAVKNGAVEIELTGQDAAAYGLDISGGIKLSDLLNEVVNVEGDFMVRIGMMTPEQFARDIDGILDVMENPKMFKFLHLPVQSGDNNVLKIMNRKYTVDEYKDLVREARNKIPNVNITTDIIVGHPGEDENAFQNTLQLMKEIKFERVHLAMYSIRPNTRSALMRQIPDAVKKERMKIAYKLYEDLSLSIHREYLNKRMKVIATEEGKKDSIIGRTLNYIPVVLEGVEIGKWYDVEIIDYSFFDLKGVVV
- a CDS encoding translation initiation factor IF-2 subunit beta produces the protein MEDYEYLLDRVYSKLPKKSQVSETQTLPSLIIFNVGNATIIRNFSEYCDRIRREDKLCMKYLLKELAAAGSINDSGQLYIQGKFSSSVINTLMERFLRTYVQCSTCKSLDTVLIKEGKIWYIQCLACGAKNPVKPL
- a CDS encoding DUF424 family protein; translated protein: MKVILNVIRQNEHVFVNVCEKELLGKEFRNDKVILNVNEEFYGGDEVDMEYAFSLFNEATVVSIVGNFLVEEAIRRGYVHKNAILEVKGVKFAQVYNL
- a CDS encoding 60S ribosomal export protein NMD3, which encodes MSKKFCIVCGKEDVELIDNMCPSCYIKTKKLVEFPPVILGRLCKICNAEWIDGKWIRLAETEYDAVRDLILRYLAKEIKLDKNVKDYRIDVIKKWKERNGRSFTEIVIEGKVGSKAFRLKKKVELRLNYSICDDCLKRKSGYYEAIIQLRGKKEFSEEKRALFESFFTNETVHSISDVKISREGIDYYFINKTAAKRLISTVTSIVSAEIVESYENETIKNGKREAKLVISVRI